GGTGAAAACCCGTTTATCTTAGGGCGTTGTCCCTGGTGCGCTGCACAGATGGGAGTCTTTGAAGGCAACCTGCCCAAGTCCATGTCGAAGGCTGAGAAGATTTTGGGCTACAGGCGGACGGGCATCGATACATCGAGAGGCGTCGAGAAAACAGTGGTCTTTTGCTGCCCCGATAGGCAATGTGAGTTTAGCAAGGCTCTGCCCGTCTATGTGATCGACGAGGATATTTATGACAAAAGCCCCTCGCTCGTCATCGGTACGGTAGATAAATTTGCGGTCTTGGCGTGGCGCTCCGAGGCGCGTTCGCTATTCGGCCTTGCTTCCTCCGGGGAGCGGCAGGTGTCCCCGCCCGGTCTCATCATTCAAGACGAGTTGCACCTCATCTCCGGGCCGTTGGGTTCGATGGTGGGACTTTATGAAGCCCTAATCGAGGAGCTTTGCACGGATAGACGTGGCGGCAAGGTTGTGCCGCCCAAAATCGTCTGCTCGACCGCAACCATCAGGAGCTACCTCGAGCAGATCAAGGCGCTTTACGCGCGGAATGAGGTTACCCTCTTTCCGCCACCGGGGCTTGAAGATGGCGATTCCTTCTTCGCGCGTCATGCCAGGGATGCTGACGGTAATTTGCTTCCCGGAAGGCGCTACGTGGGTGTCAACGCGCCGGGTCTGCGGTCGTTGGAAACCTCACAGGAGCGCACCTTTGCAGCGCTGTTGCAAGCCCCGATGCCGCTCTCCCCAGAGGAGCGCGACCCCTGGTGGACGCTCATGCTTTTTTTCGGCAGCTTACGCGAGCTCGGCACGAGCTTATCGCTGTTTCAGTCGCGCATCCCCGACTACTTTAAAACACTCAGAAACCGGTTCGGCCTGGAGTTCAAGGATTTGCGTTATCTCTATCGCCCTGAAGAGCTTACGGGTCGCCTGCGCAACGATGAAGTGCCGAGGGCGCTCGCCAAGCTAGAGATTGCTTGTAGCCCTCAAAATACCTGGGTGCCGGGAGGCAAATCCGTCAAATCCCCGCCTGTGGATGTCTGCCTCGCCTCGAGCATCATTGAAGTCGGCGTGGACGTAGACCGTCTGTCGCTCATGGCGGTGGTGCGGCAGCCCAAGACGACCGCTCAGTATATTCAGGTGACGGGACGAGTCGGCAGGAAATGGTGGGAGCGTCCAGGACTGGTGGTGACGCTCTACAACCCTAAAAATCCGCGTGACCGCTCGCACTTCGAGCAGTTCCGCAGCTATCATGAAAAGCTCTATGCGCAGGTCGAGCCGACCAGCGTCACCCCCTTCTCGCCACCTGTGCTAGATAGAGCGCTGCATGGGGTGATGGTCGCCTATGCGATGCAAAGGGGCAGCGAAGCTGTCGTGGAAAGCCCGGACCCTTATCCGGCAGACATTATTGAACAGTTGCGGGCCGTCCTCATGCCTAGAATTCAAAAAGTTGACCCCAAAGAGGCGCCATACTTTGAGCAGGTTTTTGATAAGCGCGCCAAGGAATGGCAAGAGAGGCAGCGAACGAAGTGGCGAGCAGGTCCGCAAGATGAAGAGATTCCTCTCATGATGCGTGCCGGTGAATATGTCAAACCTGAGCGAGAGAAGTTGACGTGGAAGACCCCTAATTCCATGCGCAACGTAGACGCTGAATGCCAAGCGCAGATTACCCAACTCTATATCACCGAAGAGAGCCATGCCTAACGGTCCCATCAGGCGCGCTCAATTGATTGCACCATTTGGCGTCGGTGCGATGGTTGTGGTTAGGGACGGCTTATCTCTGATCACTGCCGGACTCGACCACTGGTACAAGCGGGAGGACGGCGGTCAAGGAGATATCCGCGAGTTCAAAGAAGAAGAGTGGCGCTTATCGCGGCAGTTAGGGGTTAACCACTTTCGCCAACCCCCCGATTTTCGTGTGCCGGGCAAGGATGTTCCCAATAGCGGCATGACCATTCCCTTTTTGCGCTTTCCCCAATGGCATAGCTGTTCCCGTTGTGGCCGCCTCAAGAAACTGCGTCTGGTTGTGCGAGAGAGACCACTATGCGCAGCGTGCCAAAAAGATGGCTATTACCGCACGCTGACGCAAGTTCCTCTCATTGCGATGTGTGAACGGGGACATCTGCAAGACTTTCCCTGGCGGGAGTGGGTGCACGAATCGGTCAATCCTGGCTGTCAGCAAGATATACGCCTTATTGCTACAGGAAGCGCGACGCTGGCAGGCCAGAAGGTGAAGTGTGGCTGCGGCAAGGAGCGCTCTCTCAACGCCGTGACTTTTGAAAATAATGGCCAGACGGTGCTCAGTAACGCGCTAGAAAAGGGTGAGAGATACCTCTGTCAAGGCAGTAGGCCCTGGCTTG
This DNA window, taken from Deinococcota bacterium, encodes the following:
- a CDS encoding helicase, whose product is DRNRVELIWFPTGGGKTEAYLGLAAFTLFMRRLKDSRDEGVHVLMRYTLRLLTAQQFQRASALICAMEHLRRDCINELGEAPFSIGIWLGGDTTPNSRRDADSKLKDLERKGGGENPFILGRCPWCAAQMGVFEGNLPKSMSKAEKILGYRRTGIDTSRGVEKTVVFCCPDRQCEFSKALPVYVIDEDIYDKSPSLVIGTVDKFAVLAWRSEARSLFGLASSGERQVSPPGLIIQDELHLISGPLGSMVGLYEALIEELCTDRRGGKVVPPKIVCSTATIRSYLEQIKALYARNEVTLFPPPGLEDGDSFFARHARDADGNLLPGRRYVGVNAPGLRSLETSQERTFAALLQAPMPLSPEERDPWWTLMLFFGSLRELGTSLSLFQSRIPDYFKTLRNRFGLEFKDLRYLYRPEELTGRLRNDEVPRALAKLEIACSPQNTWVPGGKSVKSPPVDVCLASSIIEVGVDVDRLSLMAVVRQPKTTAQYIQVTGRVGRKWWERPGLVVTLYNPKNPRDRSHFEQFRSYHEKLYAQVEPTSVTPFSPPVLDRALHGVMVAYAMQRGSEAVVESPDPYPADIIEQLRAVLMPRIQKVDPKEAPYFEQVFDKRAKEWQERQRTKWRAGPQDEEIPLMMRAGEYVKPEREKLTWKTPNSMRNVDAECQAQITQLYITEESHA